A window of Microcoleus sp. bin38.metabat.b11b12b14.051 genomic DNA:
CCAGTTCTTCACGGCTTAACTGCTCAACTTCCATTTTTAGTGCTAATAACTCTGCTTTTTCACTCATCTGACTACATTACCATATTTCTCGGCTCTGGATGAACTTTTTTTGACCTGAATCCTTACCTTTTTGTCAACACTTCCAACATTTCCAAGGCTTACGCATAGGGGGCTAAAAACCCGGTTTCTACGAGATTTTGCGAGGATTCACAAATCTACAAAGAAACTGGGTTTTTGAGGTTTTATTTTTTCCGATTACTTACTTAATAACTGCTGACTAATGACCACCCTTCGACTTCGCTCTTCGGCGAGATGACCAATGACAAATGACCAATGACCAATGACCAATGACCAATGACCAATTTACTCATTGAGAAATTCACCTTCACAGATAATCGAGTCTCTGTTTTCCAAATCTTCTTGATTCCAAATCGCATTCAATGCTGCGGAACTTAAAGAAGTTGACATCGTATTTAAGGTGGTGTTGTAGTATTCTACAGCATTATTCAGTTCCATCTGTGGCGCTTCTTTGAAATAAGAATTGATATCAGGCGTGCAGCGCTGAGCCTGGTAGTACAAATAAGCTTCAGCATTGATGCACATGACGTGGTAAAAATCCCTATTTGCGGTCGCAATATCTCCCATTTTGTACAGCGCTAAACCCCGATTGAGATAAGCTTTAACGTAGTTAGGATCGAGTTGCACTGCTTTATTAAAGTCTTCAATTGCTAGCTGCATTTGTTTTAATTTATAGCGAACGCAACCTCTGTTATAATACGCATAAACATTGTTTGGGTCGATGCCGAGTGCTGTGTTGTAATCGGCGATCGCCTGCGTGTTGTCTCCTAATTGGTGGTAAGAGAGACCGCGATTTATGTAAGCTTTGATATATCTGGGATTCAACCGCAGCGTTTCGTTAAAGTTCTCGGTGGCTGCCTCTTTTTCTCCCAACAGGTAGAAAGCTCGCCCTCGGTTGTAATAGGTTTTATAATTTTGGGAATTGATAGAGAGAGCTCGATTGTAGTCTTCTATTGCTTCTTCGTAATGTCCTAAATTAGCAAGTACCAGTCCCCGGTTGTTGTAGATAGCGTGACTGTCAGGCTTGCTTGCTAAAGCGCAGTTGAGATCGTCGATGGCTTTGTCGTTTTCTCCGAGGTGGCGCCAAGCATTTCCTCGATTCAAGTAGGCCTCGAACAAATTAGGATTGATGTCTAGTGCTTGACTGAGATCTGCGATCGCCTTTTGGTAGTCTTTCATGTAATAGTAGACTAAACCGCGATTGTTATAGGCTTTGGCATCGGCGGGATTGACTTGCAGTATCTGATCGAAGTCCTCAAGTGCGGCTTCGTAGTTTCCTTTTTTGGCGCTGTGTAAACCGCGTTTGTAAAAATGCTTGATGTTCATAAGTCAACTTTCAGGATTTTTTTGATTCTCGATTGATTCCTTTGCACTCTGTGTTGAGTTCGACAAGAGTTAATTTGTTCAAAGAGCCTCCACCTGCACCAAGAGTAACTCTTTACTGATTCTAGGAAATCTACCGCAAACAGGATTTTAGGTTTATTTTAACAGCAGTTAAATCCTGTTGAAAGAGCCTATATATCGGCTGAACTTACTTCCTGAGTTTGATTTTTTACCCGATCGACTTTCGCTCTAAAATCCAGTTTTCGTTAGTGGTTTGCGTCTCTCGATGCCTGTGCGATCGGCTCTAACGCCAAATTAAGCTTGACGCAGTTACCAGGGTACAAATCACTGCACGTACTCCGCAGCAGTAAAATTTATATCTCGTTCGTCAAACTTGGTCTCAGTATTTCCCGCAACAAGTGTCTACAAACTTTGATTGCGTAATTCCAGATTACCCATTACCAATTCTCGATTTACCGATTGATTTCCTCTTCCACATAAACTCTCAATTTCTCCAAATCTGGGAGTTCGATCAATTCTTTTTCCTTTTCCTGAACAGAGATAGGCACCCTCACAGGTGTGCGCTGTTCTATCCAGCAACTCGCCAGCGGCAAAGTTTGTTCCAAATCTTCCAAAGGCCTGGGAATTACCATCACCGCGTTCAATTCGCCAATGCGCTCAGCTTCGTACATCCCCGCTTCTACGGCTACTGCGACATCTGCGACTGCGCCGCGAATAATTGCCGTGCACAAACCGGCGCCAATTTTCTCGTAGGCGGCCAAGTGTACGTCGGCGGATTTGAGCATAGCATCGCAAGCACCGACCATTGCCGGAAATCCCCGCGTTTCGAGCAAACCGATCGCCTGATTGCTCAGTCGAGAATAACTGCCACTTTCCGACAGTTGAGTTAGGCGAAAGCCGATCGGCAAAACTACTTCCAAGTTAGCCAAAGGCCGAGGAATCACCAGCTTAGAAACAAACTGTCCGAACTGTTCGGCTGTCTGAGCTCCTGCTTCCACAGCCAAACGCACGTCGGAAATGCGCCCGCGGACGATCGCGGTACAGTGACCGGAACCAATTTTCTCGTACCCTACTAAAATGACCCCTGCCGACTTCAGCATCATGTCAGCAGTCCCGACAATTGCCGGAAAACTCTTGGTAGATACCAAACCCAAAGCAGTGTCTTTGAAGTATTCCTGATGCTGCGATCGCCCTGACTGACTGCTGTTACGATCTATTTGTCCGTCCATCTTCTATTACCCTTAGAAACTTCCAAAAATAAAAATTTGTTGATAGTTTTAGTGTCTCAGATGAGAAGACAGACTGCACGACGTGCAAGACACAGATTTCTGCTGCAAAGCCTTAAAAATTGTTGAGCTACCAATAATATGAGATTACCTATTGATTTTCGATCTTTCTGCCTTCAGCATAGCTGCCTTTTGCCGAAATTACCACGCCCCAACATTGTTAATACAAGCCCTTGACACTCCTGAGGGTCGAACCCCAAAATTTAGACAAAATTTTAACGTCTCAGATTTATCTGTAGAATAAATCTAAAATCTAAAATCTAAAATCTAAAATCGACTGACCTCTATCCCGTGCCGCCCGAGGGTGTGTGACCGTTTTCCTGCGATCGATTAAAAGCTTGTCGGTGCGGAAACAGCGTCCCCAGCAACTGATTGATATGAGCTTGGCCGTAGAGAATAGTTGGCACTTCCCGTGGTGGCGGAGGCGGATTGGCGGCCGTTTCTGGCGGCGGATCTGGGGCTGTCTCCGGCGGTGTCGGAGGCTGTGTTTGGGCGGGTGCTGGCGGGTCGATCGCGCGATCGGCTGGCGGCTCAACTGCTGGCGCTGCGGCTGCGGGGGTTTCCGGTGCAGAGGTTTCGGCTTCTGCGGTTGGTTCTGCTGCGACTTGACGGCTGGTATCTCCGATCAGAGAACCTGCTGGCAAAATTTGCATTTGGTCGATCGCAGGATTAATCAGCGTCGTTCCCGCACCAATACAGGCATTGGCCCCGATCGTCCCCGCACCTACTACCAGCACGCCTGCACCCAGAATCGCGCCCGCTGCGATTTCGAGAGTACCTTCGCGGGCGTGAAGGATAACTCCCATACCGATGCACGCACCGGCGGCGATCGAGAGCCGGCTACCCGGATCTGCTTGGAGGATGGCTCCAGGGGCGATCGCAGCACCTTCATTCACAACTACATCGCCACTCAGAAAAATCTGAGAGTTGCTACTTAATTGCAGTGGCGATAAATACATTCAACTTCACCTTGAAATGAGCTTTTTTTTTAGATAAAACGACTTTAATTTATCGCTTTATAGAATGACTAATTCTATTTAATCAATTTATAAACGATTATTTACTAATAATGAAAAGCTCGATATGGACTTATACATTACCTTTTTATAGCCAATTATCAAAAAGATTAGGTATGTCTGGTAATGGGCAATGGGTAATTGGCCTGACACAGCTTTTGAAACACAATATTTTTCCGGATTGATTGCCGATTGCCGATCGCCAATCGTATCTCATGTTTGTGATTGCTATACGTAAAGCGAATCACACCGCATCAGTAAGGAATCAAACCACTTTTTACCTAAGTCCTGTTCATGCTTTAAGATTTTCTCTGTTGTTTCGTGAAAATCCTAAATTTTGACCAAAAGTTCTCAATCGAGGCTTCTAACTATCTAAAATCTAACTTGCATCCGCTGCCAATTCTCCCGCCAGCCCAATGCCAGAACTTAACGGGAGAAACCAGCTAATTACCTGACAAATTAAGGTCGTTGGATAATTTCTTCGAGCACGCGGCGCTTGGCTTTGGAGTCGATACCGAGCAAGCGAACGTAGTCGCCGCTGTGTTGTGTCA
This region includes:
- a CDS encoding tetratricopeptide repeat protein, which translates into the protein MNIKHFYKRGLHSAKKGNYEAALEDFDQILQVNPADAKAYNNRGLVYYYMKDYQKAIADLSQALDINPNLFEAYLNRGNAWRHLGENDKAIDDLNCALASKPDSHAIYNNRGLVLANLGHYEEAIEDYNRALSINSQNYKTYYNRGRAFYLLGEKEAATENFNETLRLNPRYIKAYINRGLSYHQLGDNTQAIADYNTALGIDPNNVYAYYNRGCVRYKLKQMQLAIEDFNKAVQLDPNYVKAYLNRGLALYKMGDIATANRDFYHVMCINAEAYLYYQAQRCTPDINSYFKEAPQMELNNAVEYYNTTLNTMSTSLSSAALNAIWNQEDLENRDSIICEGEFLNE
- a CDS encoding BMC domain-containing protein — encoded protein: MDGQIDRNSSQSGRSQHQEYFKDTALGLVSTKSFPAIVGTADMMLKSAGVILVGYEKIGSGHCTAIVRGRISDVRLAVEAGAQTAEQFGQFVSKLVIPRPLANLEVVLPIGFRLTQLSESGSYSRLSNQAIGLLETRGFPAMVGACDAMLKSADVHLAAYEKIGAGLCTAIIRGAVADVAVAVEAGMYEAERIGELNAVMVIPRPLEDLEQTLPLASCWIEQRTPVRVPISVQEKEKELIELPDLEKLRVYVEEEINR
- a CDS encoding carbon dioxide concentrating mechanism protein: MYLSPLQLSSNSQIFLSGDVVVNEGAAIAPGAILQADPGSRLSIAAGACIGMGVILHAREGTLEIAAGAILGAGVLVVGAGTIGANACIGAGTTLINPAIDQMQILPAGSLIGDTSRQVAAEPTAEAETSAPETPAAAAPAVEPPADRAIDPPAPAQTQPPTPPETAPDPPPETAANPPPPPREVPTILYGQAHINQLLGTLFPHRQAFNRSQENGHTPSGGTG